A window of Deltaproteobacteria bacterium genomic DNA:
ACCTTCCATAAAGATATAAGAAAAACTCTTTCCTAATTTCGCAAAGATGTATTTTTTAATGTTGTTTGAGAAAAGCAACTTGCTGCCATTGCCAATATAGAATATTTTCCGTTTTGAACTGTATAATCTTTCAAAATCCTGAAGGGTTTCCAACCATATTAAATCGGCATTGCCACCAATGTTTATTGTGGTAAAAGAAGATAAGTTGATGTTTTCTTCTATTTTCACTATTGTTTTAGTTTGCAGAGAAGATCGATTCCCGTTTTCCATATATCTCCAGCCCCCAATGTGATCACCATATCCCCTTCTTTTAACTCTTCCATTACCGTGTTTATCAATCCATTATCTCTTCTTACATAAGTACAATCTCTGTATTTGTTAATTGCTTTTCCTAATTCTGCTGCAGTTATACCGTCAATGGGTTTCTCGCCTGCCGAATAGATATCTGTTATAAAAACCTTGTTTGCTTTTTCAAAAGCAGTTGTAAATTTGCCAAACAATCCTTTTACTCTTGTATATCTGTGTGGCTGAAAAAGAGCGACAATACGACTGTTGTTTATTTCACTTGCCGCACTTAGTGTTGCCTTTATCTCTTCGGGATGATGAGCATAATCATCTACTATCGTTACACCCTTTTCTCTACCCACTATGGTAAATCTTCTCTTTACTCCCTTAAAAGATTCCAATGATCTTTTGATTATTCTTGTGTCTATACCCAAAGAATGTGCAATGAAGATTGCGGGCAAGGCGTTGGAAATATTATGGATACCTGGTATATTTAGTGTAAATGTACCCAAACTTTTATCCTTGATATATACATCAAAGATATGACCAGGATTTTTTGTATGTATGTTTTTTACACATATATCTCCATTAGTTAAAGAGTACTTAAATACATTGCATCTTGCTTCTTTACTTGTCGAAAGCGCTAACGGATTGTCAGCGTTGACTATTAAATAGCCACTTTCCTGAGTATTATTTATGAAGGATAAAAATGCTTTTTGCTCATTTTCCATAGTTTTGTAAAAATTCAAATGATCATCATCAATATTGGTAATAACACTTATAAATGGATGAAGGCGTGTGAAGCCACAATCACTCTCATCTGCTTCTGTTATCATCCACTCACTCTTTCCTATATAAGCATTACTATTTGTGTTGAACATTTTTCCACCTATCATTGTCGTAATATCGTAATCCGCACTTTTCATAATGTAAGCAAGGATTGCTGTAGCGGTAGTTTTCCCATGAGAACCAGAAATGGCAATACCTTTCTTCTTGTTGAAGATGAGAGATAGGAAATTTGCCCTTTTTAATGTAGGAATATTCAACTCCCCTGCCCTCTTTAATTCCACATTGTCAGGTGGAATAGCAGAGGAATATACAATCAATTGGATGTCTTTATTTATATTATTTGAACAATGTCCTATGTTAATACTTATTCCCGTTTTTCTTAAATCCTGGGTATATCCATTTTCCATAATATCTGATCCAAAAACCCTACAATCTCTGTTTTGAACTATTCTTGCTAAGCTGCTCATTCCTACTCCGCCAATACCTATAAAGTATATATTTTTTATATTTTTAATTTCCATAGATAAGTCCCTTTAGCCTCTCACCTATCGTTTTTTCACCGGGCTCCATAAGATATTCACCAACCAGGAAACAATTGATACCCGCTGTTTGCTTCAAATATTCAATGTCTTTTCTGCTTTTTATACCACTTTCCGCTACTATTATTTTATCGGAGGGAATTTTTGAGGCGAGCCTTACACTATTTTCTATATCTACTTTCAATGTTTGTAGATTTCTGTTGTTTATTCCTATAATTTTTGCATCTGTAGAGAGAATTTTTTCCAAATCTTCTTCATCATAAGCTTCGCACAAAGCGGACATATCAAAATGATGTAGCATGACCAAAAATTTGCTCAATTCTTCCTGCGTAAGTATCTTGGCGATGAGAAGAACACAATCTGCTTCATAACTGCAAGATTCATAGATCTGGTATTCATCAAAAATAAAATCTTTCCGCAAAATTGGTATATCTACACTTCTCTTTACCATAGTCATTTCCTCTACATCACCACCAAAAAAGTGATGGTCTGTGAGGACAGATATAGCACTTGCTCCATCTTTTTCATACTCTATGGCTATATCCATTGGGTCTATATTTTTATTTATATAGCCTCTTGAGGGGGATTTTCTCTTTATCTCAGCGATGATATTGATTCGTTCCTTCCCCTTTAATAATCCTACCATGTCTTTAGCTTTAGGTTGATCGGAAAGTAAACTTAATCCCTTTATCATTATATCAAGTGAAATTTCTCTTTTTCTTTTCTCTAATTCTTTCTTTTTATAATTGATGATTTCTTCTAACATTCTTCCTCCACACAGAAATTATGGCAACAACACCAATCACAAACATAATCCCTGAAAGTATTTGACCCACAGTAAAAAAAGCAAACACAAACCCCATTTGTGGGTCAGGTTCTCTGAAAAACTCAATCATAAATCTAAAAAAACCATACAATATTATAAATAACCAAAATAAAGCACCTTTAATATTCAGCAGTTTATTCCTTGATAAATCTAAAATCAAGAATATTACTATACCTTCAAAAAAAGCTTCATACAATTGCGAGGGATGGCGTAAGGTTGAGTCCACCTGAGGAAATACCATGCCCCAGGGGAGATTGGTAGTGCGGCCACAAAGCTCACCATTGATGAAATTAGCTATTCTTCCTAAGAATAATCCAATAGGGATAATAAGCACTATTCTATCTGCTATGCTATAAGCATTAATCTTTTTATAAGAGCAAAAGATAAGACCCATTATAACAAAACCTATTAATCCTCCATGAAAAGACATCCCTCCTTCCCATATAAACAGCATATGCAAAGGATGAGAGATATAATAATTAAGATTGTATATCAATATGTATCCTATTCTACCTCCACCTATCACTCCTATTATGCTGTATAAAAAAAGTGTGTCTACATCTTTTACAAGTAGCGGGATTTTTCTTTTTTTTGCTAATATATAGATATAAATATAGCCTATAGTAAAACTGACAACATATGCAAGTCCATACCATTTGACACTAAATGGACCTAAGCGGATGATGGCAGGATTTATATGGGGATAGGGGATCATTCTTTTCTTATTATGGGAGTACTTTTAAGGTGATATTTTTGCTTCATTAATTGGGCAATCTGCCTGGCTTTTTCGAGATTTGGAATTTGTATAATATATACCCTGGTATATTCTTTCCCCCTGACTTTTACTTTTTTTAACCTTACTTTGTATCCTTGTTTTCCTAATTTATTCATAATATTTAAAGCATTGTCTTCACTGCTGCAGGAGATAATTTGGATTGTATAATTCCCTACATGTGGAATTTTTCGCGCAGCAGGAACTGCCTTCCTTCCCTTTTCTGATATTGCTATTTCCTTCTTTTTCTCTTCTTCTAATGTTTGTTCTTCTGCTGCTTCTGTGACCTCTTCTGGTGGTTTTACCACTGTTATTTCCTTTTCCTGTGGCTTTTCTACAACCTCTTCGGCCGGGCTTACTGCCTCTGCCTTCTTCTTTTCTTCGCCTATTATCTGGATGTTTTCTTTGGCTACTTTTCCTGTCTGTGGTGTTTTTATCTTAGACTCTACAAATAATCCAACCACAAATCCTATTATAAATGCTATAATAAACACCGATAAAAAACGAAAAAAATTACTTTGGGATTTACTTCTACCTATTAAATCTGAAATTTCCTGTTTTCTTTCATCCATTTTTTTCCTCCTACATTTGTTTGGGAGCTGAAACACCGATTAATGATAATCCCGTTGATATTGCTTTTTTGGTAATATCGATAAGTTTAAACCTGCTTTGCATAATTTCTTCTTCCGCTCCAATAACACGCTGATGATTGTAAAACTGGTGAAAAGCACAAGCAATATTTATAAGACTTTTTACTACATAAAAAGGTTCTAATTCTTGAACAGATTTATCTATAGCCTCCCTTAGTATAAGAAGTTCTTTTACAATATTTTTTTCCTCTTCTGTTTTTAATATGTAATTGTCCACATTCTTTTTAATGTTTATTTTTTTCCTTTTTGCCTGTTCAAATATATTGCATATTCTGGCATGCGCATATTGCACATAGTATACAGGATTGTCCATAGATTGCTCTTTGGCTATTTGAATATCAAAATCTAAATGGGTATTGGTGGACTTTGTCAAAAACATAAAACGGCATGCATCTACCCCTACCTCTTCTATTACATCCCTTAGCGTTTCAAATTGTCCTCCCCTGGTAGACATGGATATTCTCTCTCCTTTTTCCAATAGGTTAACCAACTGTACAAGGATGATATGAAGCTTGCAGTCCTCTGGCGAAAGTGCATTGTAAGCAGCCATTATTCTATTTACATATCCATGATGATCTGCACCCCATATATCAATCAGCTCATCATAGTTGCGACTTAATTTGTTTTGGTGGTAAGCTATGTCGCTGGCAAAATAGGTATAGCTTCCATCGCTTTTCTTCAATACTCGGTCTTTGTCATCGCCAAAACTCGTAGATTTAAACCATAGAGCATTATCTTTGTAATAGGTAAGATTTTTCTCTTTAAGATAATCTATCGCTTTTTCAATTTGATCAGGATAAAGAGAAATCTCATGAAAATAATTTGTGAAATTAATGCGAAATTCTTTCAAATCATTTTTTATGTCTTCCATTATGGTATTTGATGCATACTCTGCACATATCTTTACCGCTTCTTTTTCTTCTTTTTCCAGAAGACTTTTGCTTTCTCGCTGATAGATGTTTTGAGCAATGTCTTTTATATAATCTCCTTTGTATCCATACTCTGGAAATGAAATTTTCTCCCCGCAGATTTCTCTATATCGGAAAAACACAGATTCGCCCAGGGTTTGTATTTGATTACCTGCATCGTTTATATAGTATTCTTTTTCTACCGTATGACCGCAGAAAGACAGTATGCGAGAAAGCGCATCACCAATCGCTGCTCCTCTCCCATGTCCAACATGCAGAGGGCCAGTAGGATTTGCACTAACAAACTCAATCTGTATCCTTTTCCCTTGCACGTCTGGTTTAAAAAATACCTCGCCTTTTTGCAATAGTTC
This region includes:
- a CDS encoding arginine--tRNA ligase produces the protein MKKKLYHVIKEASKEWGDVEFNVEYSKQREFGDLATNIAMVLSKQAHQPPLEIGEVIARKLRKDSMFSKVEVVKPGFINLFLSDEMYINIFKELLQKGEVFFKPDVQGKRIQIEFVSANPTGPLHVGHGRGAAIGDALSRILSFCGHTVEKEYYINDAGNQIQTLGESVFFRYREICGEKISFPEYGYKGDYIKDIAQNIYQRESKSLLEKEEKEAVKICAEYASNTIMEDIKNDLKEFRINFTNYFHEISLYPDQIEKAIDYLKEKNLTYYKDNALWFKSTSFGDDKDRVLKKSDGSYTYFASDIAYHQNKLSRNYDELIDIWGADHHGYVNRIMAAYNALSPEDCKLHIILVQLVNLLEKGERISMSTRGGQFETLRDVIEEVGVDACRFMFLTKSTNTHLDFDIQIAKEQSMDNPVYYVQYAHARICNIFEQAKRKKINIKKNVDNYILKTEEEKNIVKELLILREAIDKSVQELEPFYVVKSLINIACAFHQFYNHQRVIGAEEEIMQSRFKLIDITKKAISTGLSLIGVSAPKQM
- a CDS encoding prolipoprotein diacylglyceryl transferase encodes the protein MIPYPHINPAIIRLGPFSVKWYGLAYVVSFTIGYIYIYILAKKRKIPLLVKDVDTLFLYSIIGVIGGGRIGYILIYNLNYYISHPLHMLFIWEGGMSFHGGLIGFVIMGLIFCSYKKINAYSIADRIVLIIPIGLFLGRIANFINGELCGRTTNLPWGMVFPQVDSTLRHPSQLYEAFFEGIVIFLILDLSRNKLLNIKGALFWLFIILYGFFRFMIEFFREPDPQMGFVFAFFTVGQILSGIMFVIGVVAIISVWRKNVRRNHQL
- a CDS encoding SPOR domain-containing protein; this translates as MDERKQEISDLIGRSKSQSNFFRFLSVFIIAFIIGFVVGLFVESKIKTPQTGKVAKENIQIIGEEKKKAEAVSPAEEVVEKPQEKEITVVKPPEEVTEAAEEQTLEEEKKKEIAISEKGRKAVPAARKIPHVGNYTIQIISCSSEDNALNIMNKLGKQGYKVRLKKVKVRGKEYTRVYIIQIPNLEKARQIAQLMKQKYHLKSTPIIRKE
- the trpC gene encoding indole-3-glycerol phosphate synthase TrpC; its protein translation is MLEEIINYKKKELEKRKREISLDIMIKGLSLLSDQPKAKDMVGLLKGKERINIIAEIKRKSPSRGYINKNIDPMDIAIEYEKDGASAISVLTDHHFFGGDVEEMTMVKRSVDIPILRKDFIFDEYQIYESCSYEADCVLLIAKILTQEELSKFLVMLHHFDMSALCEAYDEEDLEKILSTDAKIIGINNRNLQTLKVDIENSVRLASKIPSDKIIVAESGIKSRKDIEYLKQTAGINCFLVGEYLMEPGEKTIGERLKGLIYGN
- the murC gene encoding UDP-N-acetylmuramate--L-alanine ligase, encoding MEIKNIKNIYFIGIGGVGMSSLARIVQNRDCRVFGSDIMENGYTQDLRKTGISINIGHCSNNINKDIQLIVYSSAIPPDNVELKRAGELNIPTLKRANFLSLIFNKKKGIAISGSHGKTTATAILAYIMKSADYDITTMIGGKMFNTNSNAYIGKSEWMITEADESDCGFTRLHPFISVITNIDDDHLNFYKTMENEQKAFLSFINNTQESGYLIVNADNPLALSTSKEARCNVFKYSLTNGDICVKNIHTKNPGHIFDVYIKDKSLGTFTLNIPGIHNISNALPAIFIAHSLGIDTRIIKRSLESFKGVKRRFTIVGREKGVTIVDDYAHHPEEIKATLSAASEINNSRIVALFQPHRYTRVKGLFGKFTTAFEKANKVFITDIYSAGEKPIDGITAAELGKAINKYRDCTYVRRDNGLINTVMEELKEGDMVITLGAGDIWKTGIDLLCKLKQ